In Acaryochloris marina S15, a single genomic region encodes these proteins:
- the gloB gene encoding hydroxyacylglutathione hydrolase, whose protein sequence is MQIHRLPAFSDNYIFVLHDPEQNIAAVVDPADPQPVLKKLDDWGAELVAIFNTHHHSDHVGGNRKLLQAFPNAVVYGGEQDRGRIPGQQHFLKQGDQVSFANRTADVYFVPGHTRAHIAYYFPPSSGEEGGELFCGDTLFAGGCGRLFEGTPAQMVDSLSKLRNLPESTRVWCAHEYTLKNLQFALTVDGDNSHLKNRYKQVQDARCQSQPTVPSDIGLEKQTNPFLRWDQPHLITHTKSNTPVQCFARLRGMKDQF, encoded by the coding sequence ATGCAAATCCACCGACTACCTGCCTTTTCTGATAACTATATTTTTGTTCTCCATGATCCAGAGCAGAATATCGCTGCTGTGGTTGATCCAGCTGATCCTCAGCCCGTTCTCAAGAAATTGGACGATTGGGGAGCTGAATTGGTGGCGATCTTTAACACCCATCACCATTCGGATCATGTGGGGGGCAATCGGAAACTCCTCCAGGCTTTTCCAAACGCTGTGGTCTATGGGGGAGAACAGGATCGAGGTCGGATTCCCGGACAGCAGCACTTTCTAAAACAGGGCGATCAGGTCTCTTTTGCCAATCGCACGGCTGACGTGTACTTTGTCCCTGGCCATACCCGTGCCCATATTGCCTATTACTTTCCCCCGTCTTCAGGAGAAGAAGGGGGTGAACTATTTTGTGGCGATACCTTGTTTGCAGGGGGATGTGGACGTTTGTTTGAAGGTACCCCAGCTCAGATGGTGGATTCACTAAGTAAGCTGCGCAATTTACCTGAGAGCACCCGAGTTTGGTGCGCCCATGAATATACCCTCAAAAATTTGCAGTTTGCTCTCACGGTTGATGGAGACAATTCACACCTAAAAAATCGCTATAAACAGGTGCAAGATGCTCGCTGTCAATCCCAACCGACGGTTCCTTCAGACATTGGTCTGGAAAAACAAACCAATCCCTTTCTGCGGTGGGATCAGCCCCATTTAATAACCCATACAAAAAGCAATACCCCGGTCCAGTGTTTTGCACGGTTACGGGGTATGAAAGATCAGTTTTAA
- the hpnK gene encoding hopanoid biosynthesis-associated protein HpnK has product MTSPRYVIVNGDDFGFSHGVNEGIIQAHTEGILTSTSLMVTGEAVEEAVDLAKQHPSLGVGLHVVLGCGKAALPPDQIPHLVDEQGRFPDNPAQAGWRYYFNQAARQELYQEIEAQLQHFLATGLPLSHVDGHLHHHANPAVLDVLMALAPKYNIPIIRLPHEELTYTLKADSQGWLGKGLGWSVFRLLRHHGEQVLTAQGIRYAERVYGLLQSGSVTESYLLGLIPQIQANVIELYAHPAIPYPHEPINGPEGAGERELAALLSQSVKAQLQSSGFQLTNYPELIASAAF; this is encoded by the coding sequence ATGACATCCCCACGATATGTAATTGTCAATGGCGATGACTTTGGGTTTTCCCACGGGGTCAATGAAGGTATTATTCAGGCCCATACCGAAGGCATTCTCACCAGTACCAGCTTGATGGTGACGGGGGAGGCAGTTGAAGAAGCGGTTGACCTGGCCAAACAGCATCCGAGTCTGGGGGTGGGTCTCCATGTCGTTTTGGGCTGTGGCAAAGCCGCCCTGCCGCCTGATCAAATTCCTCATCTAGTGGATGAGCAGGGGCGGTTTCCAGATAATCCGGCCCAGGCAGGTTGGCGATACTACTTCAATCAGGCCGCTCGGCAAGAGCTGTATCAAGAAATTGAGGCCCAACTGCAGCATTTCCTCGCCACAGGCTTGCCCCTATCCCATGTGGATGGGCATTTGCACCATCATGCTAATCCCGCAGTCCTGGACGTCTTGATGGCTTTGGCACCGAAATATAACATCCCCATTATCCGGCTTCCCCATGAGGAGTTGACCTATACCTTGAAAGCAGATTCCCAGGGCTGGCTAGGGAAGGGACTGGGCTGGTCCGTGTTTCGGCTGCTGCGCCATCATGGGGAGCAGGTGCTGACCGCCCAAGGGATACGGTATGCTGAGCGGGTCTACGGGCTATTGCAATCCGGTTCAGTGACAGAGTCCTATCTGTTGGGGTTAATTCCCCAAATTCAGGCCAATGTCATAGAGCTATATGCCCATCCTGCGATCCCATATCCCCACGAACCGATCAATGGGCCTGAAGGAGCGGGAGAGCGGGAGCTGGCGGCGTTGCTGAGTCAGTCTGTGAAAGCCCAGCTTCAATCTAGTGGATTTCAATTAACCAATTATCCTGAACTCATCGCTTCAGCTGCATTTTGA
- the hpnJ gene encoding hopanoid biosynthesis associated radical SAM protein HpnJ: protein MQKTLFLSPPSFDGFDGGAGARYQAKREITSFWYPTWLAQPAALVPGSKLIDAPPHEQTVEDVLKVAKDYDLVIMHTSTPSLANDVKCAEEIKAQKPGTQVGFIGAHVAVLPEETLRDNPIIDFVCRSEFDYTCKDVAEGKPLSEIKGLSYRDPDNQIQHNPERDLIHDWDAMPSVLPVYNRDLDIKKYFIGYLLHPYISFYTGRGCPAKCSFCLWPQTIGGHNYRAKSPEAVGKEMEQAKSLFGDTVREYMFDDDTFTIDKPRAIAISEHLKRLKLTWSCNARANLDYDTLKQLRDNGLRLLLVGFESGNQDVLDGINKGIKLEVARKFMANCRKLGITVHGTFIIGLPNESQETIEETIRFACEVSPHTIQVSIAAPYPGTALYAQAQENNWFSDTSLLAESGIQTSTLAYPNLSSAAIEDAVERMYRRFYFRPQAIIPIVGEMLGDPQMLVRRLREGREFFAYLKERQTGAAAKA from the coding sequence ATGCAGAAAACCCTATTTTTGAGTCCCCCCTCTTTTGATGGATTTGACGGTGGGGCTGGGGCTCGATATCAGGCCAAGCGAGAAATTACCTCTTTTTGGTATCCCACCTGGCTTGCCCAACCGGCAGCCTTGGTACCCGGAAGTAAGCTGATTGACGCGCCTCCCCATGAACAAACTGTTGAGGATGTGCTCAAGGTCGCCAAAGATTATGATCTGGTGATTATGCATACCAGCACTCCCTCTTTAGCCAACGATGTTAAATGTGCGGAAGAGATTAAGGCCCAAAAGCCTGGTACTCAGGTAGGTTTTATTGGCGCTCACGTCGCAGTTTTACCAGAAGAAACCCTGCGGGATAACCCCATCATTGATTTTGTCTGTCGCAGCGAATTTGACTATACATGCAAAGATGTGGCCGAAGGCAAACCCCTTTCAGAGATTAAGGGGCTGAGCTATCGTGACCCGGATAATCAAATTCAACATAATCCAGAACGGGACTTAATCCACGATTGGGATGCGATGCCCAGTGTTCTTCCCGTTTATAATCGCGACCTGGATATCAAAAAGTATTTCATCGGCTATCTCCTTCATCCCTACATTTCCTTTTATACCGGGCGGGGCTGCCCCGCTAAATGCTCCTTCTGTCTGTGGCCCCAAACCATCGGTGGCCATAATTATCGAGCCAAAAGTCCCGAGGCCGTGGGCAAAGAAATGGAGCAGGCCAAATCTCTGTTTGGGGATACGGTGCGGGAATATATGTTTGATGATGATACGTTCACGATTGATAAACCCCGTGCGATCGCAATTAGTGAACATCTCAAACGCCTTAAGCTCACCTGGAGCTGCAACGCTCGGGCCAACCTCGACTACGACACCCTCAAGCAATTGCGAGACAACGGACTCCGCCTATTGCTGGTAGGTTTCGAGTCTGGGAATCAGGACGTTCTAGACGGCATCAACAAGGGCATCAAACTGGAAGTGGCCCGTAAGTTTATGGCCAACTGCCGCAAACTCGGTATCACCGTCCACGGCACCTTTATTATTGGCCTTCCCAACGAAAGTCAAGAAACCATCGAAGAAACGATTCGGTTTGCCTGTGAGGTGAGCCCTCATACCATTCAAGTTTCGATTGCAGCTCCCTATCCCGGTACAGCCCTTTATGCCCAGGCTCAAGAGAATAACTGGTTTAGCGATACGTCTCTATTAGCAGAGTCAGGGATTCAAACCTCCACCTTGGCCTATCCCAACCTCTCTAGTGCAGCGATTGAGGATGCAGTAGAACGCATGTATCGTCGCTTCTATTTCCGGCCCCAAGCCATTATTCCGATTGTGGGTGAAATGCTGGGAGATCCGCAAATGTTGGTCCGCCGCCTACGGGAAGGGCGGGAGTTCTTTGCTTATTTGAAGGAGCGACAAACCGGCGCAGCAGCTAAAGCTTAA
- a CDS encoding glycosyltransferase encodes MVSVGVFIDLRWHQAAGGHVKCWESFAKAAATLPEELELSLHFLGDQERDIELAPNVRYVLHPPRFSTERLTFLKDVPGHTDIAPSNPSLIPYLDQLDIVHITHPQFTFGKTAKRYCQQQGKPLIASIHTDTPEYSRIYTEQALEKLFGQGWFNHLLSQQLQIPRRYKQLMVARQKRYWQSCAHVLTAQPSDFGVVNGVLPQSHISHLRRGIDKDLFHPHHRDRPGLEQTYSLPPGKFLLLFVGRLDACKNILTFAQAVKILLDQGLPVHALVVGQGSSDQAVQAILGDHVTLTGTIDHDQLGPIFASADLFVFPSQTETIGNVIVEAKASGLPVIISSHGGAYQSVQASGEDGVVIEDDLPETWAGAIATLYHDPDQLAQMKQATLAHIDQHWPTWLEVLQNDLLPVWQSVAVIPDRVTERP; translated from the coding sequence ATGGTTTCGGTTGGGGTCTTTATAGACTTGAGATGGCACCAAGCCGCAGGTGGGCATGTGAAATGCTGGGAATCCTTTGCCAAAGCTGCCGCCACGTTGCCGGAAGAGCTAGAGTTAAGTCTGCATTTCTTGGGTGATCAAGAACGGGACATCGAACTCGCGCCCAACGTTCGCTATGTCTTACATCCCCCTCGGTTTAGTACTGAGCGTCTGACCTTCCTCAAGGATGTGCCCGGTCATACAGATATTGCCCCCTCGAATCCTTCCCTGATTCCCTATTTAGATCAGCTGGATATTGTCCATATCACCCATCCTCAGTTCACTTTTGGGAAGACGGCCAAACGATATTGCCAGCAACAGGGCAAACCCCTGATCGCTTCGATTCATACCGATACACCGGAATATTCCCGCATCTATACGGAACAGGCCCTGGAAAAACTGTTTGGCCAGGGATGGTTCAACCATTTACTCTCCCAACAGCTGCAAATCCCCCGGCGGTATAAGCAGTTGATGGTGGCTCGGCAAAAGCGCTACTGGCAGTCTTGTGCACATGTGTTGACGGCTCAGCCCTCTGACTTTGGGGTAGTGAATGGCGTTTTGCCCCAGTCACACATTTCTCACCTCCGTCGAGGCATCGATAAGGATTTATTTCATCCCCACCATCGCGATCGCCCTGGGCTAGAACAAACCTATAGCCTACCTCCTGGAAAATTTCTGCTGTTATTTGTGGGGCGCTTAGATGCCTGCAAAAATATCCTCACCTTTGCCCAAGCGGTCAAAATTCTTCTCGATCAGGGTCTACCCGTTCATGCCCTCGTCGTCGGTCAGGGCAGTAGCGATCAAGCGGTGCAGGCTATCCTTGGAGACCATGTGACCCTAACAGGTACGATTGACCATGATCAGCTAGGTCCCATATTTGCTAGTGCGGATCTGTTTGTGTTCCCCTCCCAAACGGAGACCATCGGCAATGTGATTGTGGAAGCAAAGGCATCTGGGTTGCCTGTGATTATTTCCAGTCATGGCGGAGCGTACCAGTCAGTGCAGGCGTCTGGGGAAGATGGCGTCGTCATTGAAGATGATCTGCCAGAGACGTGGGCGGGTGCGATCGCAACCCTGTATCATGACCCAGATCAGCTAGCCCAGATGAAACAGGCCACCCTTGCCCATATCGATCAGCATTGGCCCACTTGGTTAGAAGTCTTACAAAACGACTTGTTACCGGTTTGGCAGTCGGTGGCCGTGATTCCAGATCGAGTGACTGAACGGCCTTAG
- a CDS encoding right-handed parallel beta-helix repeat-containing protein — translation MRYNKLPLILLSFLLAICLWGLSPWTLRAESNHPLVVAQQQSSASDRNPGTENKPFRTINAAAQQAQPGDTILVHAGIYRERVIPPRSGNPDQPIVYEAVPGETVVLRGSEVWSATPVSADASTTSSAYWEGPLPKQLFPDPDPFTKQLERMPEGYLRGQVFCQSLPLRQVLDQKTLTAQPGAWYFDPQKRWLRVHLDQAYPVSKPPFLEVSTRRAVFAPKIRGLGYIHVKGFVMEHGANPFPSGFWRSQSPQAGILSTRSGHHWLIENNTVRFAKSLGIDSGSEGRYDIDGLEQPIPEGVGYHVIRNNRVTDNGAGGIAGWKQTESLIAYNVIERNNRLGFTAPETGGIKVHGFVDGQIIGNVLRNNECFGIWVDNVYRNARVSRNLVLGNQGAGIFVELGGGPILVDNNVVAFTKLGEGIYTHDASGVTLAHNWLQANTHFGIYMRTVTDRRYAKADGTPEQAGTRGQRIYGNVLVDNYRGHMSLPYPMEPEIDNKSDYNLLINGTLWQWAGQAPQQFVWNHRSKFVKRERIVATLKKAFETGQLPKAEQPNFDQWSQTLALPLPWWQQLTGNDTNSIAPLIQGGEVVNGAIAQGAITLGVSTPNLDVADPAVFPQLAIPTLPLPSQDFWGTPINNSPRFPGPFQNWPQKGSVHWHLWPVESLESTNMTQ, via the coding sequence ATGCGCTACAACAAACTTCCGTTGATTTTGCTGTCCTTCCTCCTGGCAATCTGTCTTTGGGGACTCAGCCCATGGACCCTTCGAGCAGAATCGAATCATCCGCTTGTCGTTGCCCAGCAACAGTCCTCTGCCTCAGATCGCAACCCTGGAACAGAAAATAAGCCCTTTCGAACCATCAATGCCGCAGCACAACAGGCTCAGCCCGGTGACACCATCCTGGTCCATGCCGGGATTTACCGAGAGCGTGTCATTCCTCCTCGAAGCGGAAACCCGGATCAACCGATTGTCTATGAAGCTGTACCAGGAGAAACCGTCGTCCTCCGAGGGTCAGAGGTTTGGTCAGCAACCCCGGTATCAGCCGATGCCTCAACGACCTCATCTGCTTATTGGGAAGGCCCCTTGCCCAAGCAACTATTTCCAGACCCGGATCCATTCACAAAGCAACTTGAGCGGATGCCAGAGGGGTATTTACGCGGTCAAGTTTTTTGCCAAAGTCTGCCCCTACGCCAAGTTCTAGATCAGAAAACCCTGACTGCCCAACCTGGAGCTTGGTATTTCGATCCTCAAAAACGTTGGCTTAGGGTTCACCTAGACCAGGCTTATCCCGTATCAAAGCCTCCTTTTTTAGAAGTCAGCACCCGTCGAGCCGTCTTTGCCCCCAAAATTCGTGGACTAGGCTATATCCATGTCAAGGGATTTGTTATGGAGCATGGGGCTAACCCCTTTCCCAGCGGGTTTTGGCGTAGTCAATCTCCTCAAGCAGGAATTTTGAGCACCCGCTCCGGACACCATTGGCTCATTGAAAACAACACGGTTCGCTTTGCCAAAAGCCTGGGGATTGATAGTGGTAGCGAAGGACGCTATGACATCGATGGTTTAGAGCAACCGATCCCAGAGGGCGTGGGGTATCACGTTATTCGAAATAATCGGGTTACGGACAACGGCGCAGGGGGGATCGCGGGCTGGAAACAAACAGAATCCTTAATTGCCTACAACGTGATTGAACGCAACAATCGCTTAGGTTTTACAGCTCCAGAAACAGGGGGCATCAAAGTTCACGGATTTGTGGATGGTCAAATTATTGGCAATGTCCTGCGCAACAATGAGTGTTTTGGCATTTGGGTCGATAACGTCTATCGAAATGCCCGTGTCAGTCGCAATCTCGTGTTGGGTAATCAAGGGGCTGGCATATTCGTGGAATTGGGAGGCGGCCCCATCTTGGTTGATAACAACGTAGTTGCATTTACAAAATTAGGAGAAGGCATCTACACCCACGATGCCAGCGGCGTCACTCTTGCCCACAACTGGTTACAGGCCAACACTCACTTTGGCATATATATGCGAACCGTTACCGACCGTCGATACGCCAAAGCAGATGGCACCCCTGAACAAGCGGGTACAAGGGGGCAACGGATTTACGGCAATGTTCTTGTTGATAACTATCGCGGCCATATGAGCCTGCCGTACCCCATGGAACCCGAAATTGATAACAAATCTGACTACAATTTGCTAATTAATGGCACTCTTTGGCAGTGGGCAGGCCAAGCACCTCAACAATTTGTGTGGAACCACCGTTCTAAATTTGTAAAACGAGAACGCATCGTCGCTACGTTAAAAAAAGCTTTTGAAACAGGCCAACTACCCAAGGCAGAGCAGCCCAATTTTGACCAGTGGAGCCAGACCCTCGCTTTACCTTTACCTTGGTGGCAGCAGCTCACAGGAAATGACACAAATAGCATTGCGCCTTTGATTCAGGGGGGTGAAGTAGTTAATGGTGCCATTGCCCAGGGCGCCATCACATTAGGTGTATCAACGCCCAATTTAGATGTAGCCGATCCTGCCGTGTTTCCCCAGTTAGCCATCCCCACCTTGCCCCTTCCTAGTCAAGACTTTTGGGGAACTCCCATCAACAATTCCCCTCGATTTCCAGGTCCATTCCAAAACTGGCCCCAAAAGGGGTCAGTGCATTGGCATCTCTGGCCTGTGGAATCACTCGAATCAACAAATATGACTCAGTAG
- the hpnI gene encoding bacteriohopanetetrol glucosamine biosynthesis glycosyltransferase HpnI gives MTAYLPWLIFPFCCTAVLYYCYAIYATVDFFRQSQPFDPDFHPAVTILKPLCGVDVNTYENLASFCQQDYSEYQVIFSVREATDPSLPIVEQLIQAFPGVDIELVVCDRTIGTNLKVSNLANAVEQAKHDVIVLADCDILVQSDYLQHIVQPLANPQVGVVTCLYNSWAKGWLAGFEALGIATRNHANVLAAHKLEGMHFAFGSTIVIRHAALAKIGGFAALADHLADDFHMGNLPTQVGYQVVLSPYIVEHQLATTNLSEFFHRQARWARCIRVERFWGYVGLLFTFGTTSGVFFLLATQGSILGWSVLVIMLASRWLMAWVIAIYYFHDRVAQRLWWLVPLRDLVNFAIWGYGMVGTTVEWRGYRYKLRKNGKLSQIIPSG, from the coding sequence ATGACTGCTTATCTTCCTTGGCTGATCTTTCCGTTTTGCTGTACGGCGGTATTGTATTACTGCTATGCCATCTATGCGACGGTCGATTTTTTTCGGCAATCCCAACCTTTTGATCCTGATTTCCACCCTGCCGTTACCATCCTCAAACCCCTGTGCGGTGTGGATGTGAATACCTATGAGAATTTAGCGTCCTTCTGTCAGCAGGATTACTCCGAATATCAAGTTATTTTTAGCGTGCGGGAGGCCACGGATCCGAGTTTGCCGATTGTGGAGCAGCTGATTCAGGCTTTCCCTGGTGTGGATATTGAGTTAGTGGTTTGCGATCGCACTATTGGTACCAACCTCAAAGTCAGCAACCTTGCCAATGCTGTGGAACAGGCCAAGCATGACGTGATTGTGCTGGCAGACTGCGACATTCTGGTCCAATCTGATTATTTACAACACATTGTCCAACCCTTGGCAAACCCCCAGGTGGGCGTAGTGACGTGTCTCTATAATTCTTGGGCCAAAGGGTGGCTAGCCGGATTTGAAGCCTTGGGGATTGCTACCCGCAACCATGCCAATGTACTCGCAGCCCATAAGTTGGAAGGTATGCATTTTGCCTTTGGCTCGACCATTGTGATTCGTCACGCTGCCTTGGCCAAAATTGGAGGTTTTGCGGCATTAGCAGATCACCTGGCTGATGATTTCCACATGGGGAATTTACCCACTCAAGTAGGCTATCAAGTTGTTTTGTCCCCCTATATCGTGGAGCATCAACTGGCGACCACGAATCTATCTGAGTTCTTTCATCGTCAAGCCCGCTGGGCTAGGTGCATTCGGGTAGAACGATTTTGGGGCTATGTGGGATTACTGTTTACCTTTGGCACCACAAGCGGAGTCTTTTTTCTGTTGGCGACTCAAGGGTCAATTTTGGGGTGGTCAGTTCTGGTAATCATGCTAGCGAGCCGCTGGCTAATGGCTTGGGTGATTGCGATTTACTATTTCCATGACCGGGTGGCTCAGAGATTATGGTGGCTGGTTCCCCTGCGGGATTTAGTCAATTTTGCTATTTGGGGGTATGGAATGGTAGGGACAACGGTGGAATGGCGTGGATATCGATATAAGCTCCGCAAAAATGGCAAGCTTTCCCAAATTATCCCATCTGGATAG
- the hisF gene encoding imidazole glycerol phosphate synthase subunit HisF — translation MLAKRILPCLDVKAGRVVKGVNFVNLKDAGDPVELAQIYNEAGADELVFLDITATHEDRSIIFDVVYRTAEAVFIPLTVGGGIQSLETIKKLLRAGADKVSLNSFAVRNPDFVNQASERFGRQCIVIAIDARRRTDGNAGWDVFVRGGRDNTGLDAIAWAKEMEERGAGELLVTSMDGDGTQAGYDLELTRTIAEQVEIPVIASGGAGTCEHIREALTDGKAEAALLASLLHYGQLSIAEIKAHLQDHQIPIRQS, via the coding sequence ATGCTAGCCAAGCGAATTTTGCCTTGTTTAGACGTTAAAGCTGGACGAGTCGTCAAAGGGGTGAACTTCGTCAACCTGAAGGATGCTGGAGACCCTGTTGAACTCGCCCAAATCTATAACGAGGCTGGGGCCGATGAGTTAGTGTTTCTAGACATCACCGCCACCCATGAAGATCGCAGCATTATCTTTGACGTGGTGTACCGTACCGCTGAAGCAGTATTTATCCCCCTAACCGTAGGAGGTGGAATCCAATCCTTAGAAACCATTAAAAAACTGTTACGGGCAGGAGCAGATAAAGTCAGCCTCAATTCCTTCGCTGTCCGCAATCCCGACTTTGTTAATCAAGCAAGCGAACGGTTTGGTCGCCAATGTATTGTCATAGCCATAGACGCCCGCCGGCGCACCGACGGCAATGCCGGCTGGGACGTCTTTGTTCGTGGAGGTCGCGACAACACAGGGTTAGATGCGATCGCCTGGGCTAAAGAAATGGAAGAACGGGGTGCAGGGGAACTCTTAGTCACCAGCATGGATGGTGATGGCACCCAAGCCGGATATGACCTGGAATTAACTCGTACCATTGCCGAGCAAGTCGAGATTCCAGTGATTGCTTCTGGTGGGGCTGGCACCTGCGAACACATTCGAGAAGCCTTAACAGACGGTAAGGCTGAAGCGGCTTTACTAGCATCACTGCTTCATTATGGACAACTCTCAATTGCTGAAATAAAAGCGCATTTGCAGGATCACCAAATTCCCATTCGCCAAAGCTGA
- a CDS encoding ferritin-like domain-containing protein, with the protein MQVMINLGSREHKQLFCRSFLDTSLDYEPENLPWPNLDSVSLKRLRGIPFWREALLTESEAGVMVSAFAETISDPLIKEAVALQGREERRHARLLQHLIERYDIEVSPLPEITVPEQMETAFTDFGFGECLDSYFAFGMFDLARQAQYMPESMFKIFDPILDEEARHIVFFVNWVTYLQIQQGWNLEELRSMRAFWHYGKALKTLIQAFGSNGNQQEGKPFTASEAGHFMDDLTANQFFKTCLDANHQRMERFDEQLLQPLLMPRLSKLALTCLRLWPSRNPVPSLQGG; encoded by the coding sequence ATGCAAGTGATGATTAATTTGGGTAGCAGAGAACATAAGCAACTATTCTGTCGCAGCTTTCTGGACACTTCTTTAGATTACGAACCCGAGAATTTACCCTGGCCGAACCTCGATTCAGTCTCCTTAAAGCGATTGCGGGGAATCCCTTTTTGGCGGGAAGCGCTTTTAACGGAGAGTGAAGCCGGGGTGATGGTGAGTGCTTTTGCCGAAACGATTTCTGATCCCCTGATCAAAGAAGCCGTTGCCCTCCAAGGTCGAGAAGAGCGTCGCCATGCCCGTTTATTACAGCATCTGATTGAGCGGTATGACATTGAAGTGTCGCCTTTACCTGAAATCACCGTTCCCGAACAGATGGAAACGGCATTCACTGATTTTGGTTTTGGGGAATGTCTGGATTCCTACTTTGCCTTTGGCATGTTTGATTTAGCCCGCCAAGCCCAGTACATGCCGGAGAGCATGTTCAAAATTTTCGATCCGATTTTGGATGAAGAAGCCCGCCATATTGTTTTCTTCGTGAATTGGGTGACCTATCTGCAGATCCAACAGGGCTGGAACCTAGAAGAACTACGCAGTATGAGAGCGTTCTGGCACTATGGCAAGGCCTTGAAAACTTTAATTCAAGCCTTTGGCAGCAATGGGAATCAGCAGGAAGGGAAACCTTTTACCGCCTCTGAAGCAGGACATTTTATGGACGATTTGACGGCCAATCAGTTCTTTAAGACCTGCTTGGATGCCAACCACCAACGCATGGAACGGTTTGATGAGCAATTGCTTCAGCCTCTATTGATGCCTCGGTTATCCAAACTGGCCTTGACCTGTCTGCGTCTATGGCCCAGCCGCAATCCAGTCCCATCGTTACAGGGAGGCTAA
- a CDS encoding EamA family transporter — translation MKVFGEITSYHPEALGQLVGYLFTSPWIGMGVVTLTISMLIYLVSLTRLDMSFVLPMHAFSYVLNALMAWLILKEPVSLARWLAAIFISLGVFIVGWSKRIDDRKAQSPQESDPNIKSSLLLLLPLSFSLPKMWLGVLVLVLADCTADILVARGVKKIGTFSARSLTSILRWLKSVFMNPGVLIGVASYTVSFLMFISLLSWADISLVRPATGLGYIINLCGAHFILKEHISPGRLAGIIVIGWGVGIISLTG, via the coding sequence ATGAAAGTATTTGGTGAGATCACGTCTTACCATCCCGAGGCATTAGGGCAGCTAGTCGGCTATTTATTCACCAGCCCTTGGATTGGGATGGGGGTCGTCACCCTCACCATCTCTATGCTCATTTATCTCGTTTCCCTCACCCGACTAGATATGAGCTTCGTGCTGCCCATGCACGCTTTTAGCTATGTTCTCAATGCCCTCATGGCTTGGCTGATCTTAAAGGAGCCGGTCTCTTTGGCCCGTTGGTTAGCGGCGATTTTTATCTCCTTGGGGGTGTTTATTGTGGGCTGGAGTAAGCGCATTGACGATCGCAAGGCTCAGTCACCGCAAGAATCCGATCCCAATATAAAATCCTCCTTGCTGCTGCTGCTTCCCTTGAGTTTCTCCTTACCTAAGATGTGGCTGGGAGTATTGGTGTTGGTGTTGGCCGACTGTACTGCGGATATCTTGGTGGCCCGTGGTGTCAAGAAAATTGGCACATTTTCAGCCCGCTCTCTGACATCAATTTTGCGATGGTTGAAGAGTGTATTTATGAATCCAGGGGTACTGATCGGGGTTGCGAGCTATACCGTGTCGTTTCTGATGTTTATTTCGCTCCTGAGTTGGGCGGATATTAGCTTGGTTCGCCCTGCCACGGGTTTAGGCTACATTATCAATCTCTGTGGTGCCCACTTTATTCTTAAGGAGCATATTTCTCCGGGACGGTTAGCTGGCATTATTGTCATTGGTTGGGGTGTGGGCATAATCTCTTTAACGGGTTAG